Proteins from one Leishmania infantum JPCM5 genome chromosome 21 genomic window:
- the PEX14 gene encoding putative peroxin 14: MAAEVPAQPQAALEAPLPEPEQPSSSELDADTTVQSAIRFLQDSRVRRSPVESQIRFLKGKGVPDEQIKYALAKVGRTVTAEKIASVRAPPANAAPTGATATACTTPLSAQLKTARQNAPVTMTPGPQYTQTLFPHSPPPPQVERQTKTVDWRDVVIGAGAAMLSGFSAYKLFNRYSPYEFRRKTDKKSRLYRGSSSRPRSANIASSGSETDASSTPQRGCVPPLPPPPPMAAAAEPSVSAASPAALTEEVKRLQTELDEAKEALANERKKCADLAVSAAKIRADKQQLSRANDRLTQQIDGLKKDIERLEREKSSAVGEATQTTAEGAVAAAPGPPSTYFPSVTTEGEQARNSPEVTSVTSASAPNSDVVPVLPVVPSLEAPATATAAPAMPDPITEAVQVAPASAAAVAPAPELPPVVVAASTPYADAAAPVATVTEVAAPLLPIGGAEPPKAGDGTPMSIG, encoded by the coding sequence atgGCGGCAGAAGTCCCGGCGCAGCCTCAGGCAGCTCTGGAAGCTCCGCTGCCGGAGCCAGAGCAGCCGTCTTCGTCGGAACTGGACGCTGATACAACGGTTCAGTCCGCCATCCGCTTCTTGCAAGATTCACGCGTGCGGCGCTCGCCGGTCGAGTCGCAGATCCGTTTCCTCAAGGGTAAAGGCGTGCCAGATGAACAGATAAAGTACGCCCTCGCCAAGGTAGGAAGGACAGTCACAGCGGAGAAGATTGCCTCTGTTCGTGCCCCGCCCGCCAACGCAGCACCAACCGGTGCCACGGCGACAGCGTGTACCACCCCTCTTTCTGCACAGCTCAAGACGGCGCGGCAAAACGCGCCAGTGACCATGACGCCAGGTCCGCAGTACACACAAACGCTGTTTCCTCACTcgcccccaccaccgcagGTGGAGCGGCAGACGAAGACAGTGGACTGGCGTGACGTCGTGattggcgccggcgccgccatgctTTCCGGGTTTTCTGCGTACAAACTCTTCAACCGGTACTCCCCTTACGAATTTCGTCGCAAGACGGATAAGAAGTCGCGGCTGTATCGCGGGTCCTCCTCACGGCCCCGCTCCGCCAACATCGCGTCTTCGGGGAGCGAAACAGATGCGTCATCAACGCCGCAGCGTGGCTGtgtgcctccgctgccgccaccaccaccgatggctgccgctgctgagccaAGTGTGTCGGCTGCCTCACCAGCCGCCCTCACTGAGGAGGTGAAGAGGCTGCAGACGGAGCTGGACGAGGccaaggaggcgctggctAATGAGCGGAAAAAATGCGCCGACCTCGCCGTGAGCGCGGCGAAGATCCGCGCGgacaagcagcagctgagTAGGGCCAACGATCGCCTCACACAGCAGATTGACGGTCTCAAGAAGGATATAGAAAGgctggagagggagaagagctctgccgtcggcgaggcgacgcagacgaCAGCGGAAggggcagtggcggcggcccctGGGCCTCCCTCGACGTACTTCCCATCGGTGACGACGGAGGGCGAGCAGGCGCGAAATTCACCAGAGGTGACATCGGTGACGAGCGCATCCGCGCCGAATTCTGACGTGGTGCCCGTTCTACCCGTCGTGCCATCACTCGAGGCGCCAGCGACCGCTACTGCCGCTCCTGCCATGCCGGACCCCATCACAGAGGCTGTCCAGGTTGCACccgcatccgccgccgctgttgcgccGGCTCCTGAGTTACCCCCGGTTGTCGTTGCGGCGTCCACCCCGTACGCGGATGCCGCAGCTCCTGTCGCTACTGTCACGGAGGTGGCTGCGCCCCTGCTTCccatcggcggcgcagagccgcCGAAGGCAGGTGACGGCACTCCGATGTCGATTGGCTAA